From the genome of Hathewaya histolytica, one region includes:
- the dnaA gene encoding chromosomal replication initiator protein DnaA, with amino-acid sequence MSSTLNPKYTFNSFVIGNSNRFAHAASLAVAEAPAKAYNPLFIYGGVGLGKTHLMHAIGHYILQNNSKSKVVYVTSEKFTNELINSIKDDKNEEFRNKYRNVDVLLIDDIQFIAGKERTQEEFFHTFNALHEANKQIILSSDRPPKEIPTLEDRLRSRFEWGLITDIQAPDFETRIAILKKKADVDNLNIDNEVMVYIANKIKSNIRELEGALIRVVAYSSLTNKQINVDLAAEALKDIISNKQSKQITIDLIQDIVSSYYNLKIEDLKSARRTRNIAFPRQIAMYLCRKLTDMSLPKIGEEFGGRDHTTVIHAYDKISENLKKDETLEDIVNELAKKIKQN; translated from the coding sequence ATGTCATCTACTTTAAATCCAAAGTATACATTTAATTCTTTTGTAATTGGAAACAGTAATAGATTTGCCCACGCTGCCTCTCTTGCTGTTGCTGAAGCTCCAGCAAAGGCATATAATCCACTTTTTATATATGGTGGAGTTGGACTGGGAAAAACTCACTTAATGCACGCAATTGGTCATTACATACTACAAAATAATTCTAAAAGTAAAGTAGTTTATGTAACTTCAGAAAAATTTACAAATGAATTAATAAACTCTATAAAAGACGATAAAAATGAAGAATTCAGAAACAAATATAGAAATGTAGACGTTCTACTAATTGACGATATTCAATTTATCGCTGGTAAAGAGCGAACACAAGAAGAGTTTTTCCATACATTTAATGCACTACATGAAGCAAATAAACAAATAATTTTATCTAGTGATAGACCTCCAAAGGAAATTCCAACTTTGGAAGATAGACTTAGATCGAGATTTGAATGGGGCCTCATCACTGATATTCAAGCACCTGACTTTGAAACTAGGATAGCAATATTAAAGAAAAAAGCTGACGTAGATAATCTTAATATAGACAACGAAGTAATGGTTTACATTGCAAATAAAATAAAATCAAATATTAGAGAATTAGAAGGTGCCCTAATAAGAGTCGTCGCCTACTCTTCTTTAACTAATAAGCAAATAAATGTAGATCTTGCAGCCGAAGCATTAAAAGATATTATATCAAATAAACAATCAAAGCAAATTACTATAGATTTAATACAAGATATAGTATCTAGTTACTACAATTTAAAAATAGAAGATTTAAAATCTGCTAGAAGAACTAGAAATATAGCCTTTCCAAGACAAATAGCAATGTACCTTTGTAGAAAACTTACAGATATGAGCCTTCCTAAGATAGGTGAGGAGTTCGGTGGTAGAGATCACACCACTGTTATTCACGCATACGACAAAATCTCTGAGAACCTAAAAAAGGATGAAACCTTAGAAGATATAGTAAATGAACTTGCAAAAAAAATTAAACAAAATTAA
- the dnaN gene encoding DNA polymerase III subunit beta: MKFTIEKSVLQEAISNAQKAITGKTTMPILQGIFIKAKDNELIVIGSDIDLTIETKIDAEVEEEGEIVVDSRLFGEIIRKLPNAQVHITSMENETITIQCLKSIATLVHMNPAEYPNLPQINENMIFTIPQGLMKNMIKGTIFAIAQDETRPILTGILFEIKNNSLNLVALDGYRVALRKEIIENNDTISAVIPGKTLSEVSKILDESDTQTHITFTPNHILFNLGKTRVISRLLEGEFIKYESIIPKEYNLRVTVKRNEILNSIERASLMGKEGKTNLVKLDIQDDTMVITSNSQLGKAREEVAITLQGESLKIAFNSKYLIDVFKIMDEEEVIMEFSSSISPCVIKNKETDKGSYLLLPVRLINN, encoded by the coding sequence ATGAAATTTACAATAGAAAAGTCTGTATTACAAGAAGCAATATCAAATGCTCAAAAAGCAATAACTGGTAAAACTACAATGCCAATATTACAAGGTATTTTCATAAAAGCTAAGGATAATGAACTAATAGTTATAGGTTCAGATATTGATTTAACTATTGAAACAAAAATTGATGCAGAAGTAGAGGAAGAAGGTGAAATAGTAGTAGATTCAAGACTTTTTGGTGAAATTATAAGAAAGCTTCCTAATGCACAAGTACATATAACATCTATGGAAAATGAAACTATAACTATACAATGCTTGAAATCTATAGCTACTTTAGTTCATATGAATCCAGCGGAATATCCAAATTTACCCCAAATAAATGAAAATATGATATTTACTATTCCTCAAGGTCTAATGAAAAATATGATAAAAGGAACTATTTTCGCTATAGCCCAAGATGAAACAAGACCAATTTTAACGGGAATTTTATTTGAAATTAAAAATAATAGTTTGAACTTAGTTGCTTTAGATGGCTATAGAGTAGCACTTAGAAAAGAAATTATAGAAAATAATGATACTATTAGTGCTGTTATACCAGGAAAAACCTTAAGTGAGGTTTCTAAAATATTAGACGAAAGTGATACTCAAACTCATATAACCTTCACCCCTAACCATATTCTATTTAATCTTGGAAAAACTAGAGTTATATCAAGATTACTTGAAGGAGAATTTATAAAATATGAATCTATAATTCCTAAAGAATATAATTTAAGAGTTACGGTTAAGAGAAATGAAATCTTAAACAGTATTGAAAGAGCATCTCTAATGGGGAAAGAAGGAAAAACCAATTTGGTAAAATTAGATATACAAGATGATACTATGGTTATAACTTCTAATTCTCAATTGGGAAAAGCTAGAGAAGAAGTTGCAATAACTTTGCAAGGAGAATCTTTGAAAATTGCATTTAACTCAAAATACTTAATTGATGTATTCAAAATTATGGATGAAGAAGAGGTTATTATGGAATTTTCAAGTAGCATAAGTCCTTGTGTTATAAAGAATAAAGAAACTGATAAAGGTTCATACTTGTTATTACCGGTTAGACTTATAAATAACTAG
- the yaaA gene encoding S4 domain-containing protein YaaA gives MNEIKIKSEFIKLDAFMKWAAIVSTGAEAKMYILDGDVLVNGEIEQKRGRKLYSGDIVTFNNEKFKVVQGIE, from the coding sequence ATGAATGAGATTAAAATTAAATCTGAATTTATAAAACTTGATGCATTTATGAAATGGGCAGCAATTGTATCTACAGGTGCAGAAGCTAAAATGTATATTTTAGATGGGGATGTTTTAGTAAACGGAGAGATAGAACAAAAAAGAGGTAGAAAATTATACAGTGGAGACATTGTGACTTTTAACAATGAGAAATTTAAGGTTGTTCAAGGGATAGAGTAA
- the recF gene encoding DNA replication/repair protein RecF (All proteins in this family for which functions are known are DNA-binding proteins that assist the filamentation of RecA onto DNA for the initiation of recombination or recombinational repair.): MDIRDIQLVNFRNYNNQYIKPCRGINVFVGDNAQGKTNVVESIYYCSLGKSHRTNKDKDLIMWGKEEAYISIYINKERLDKKIELKIFKHGKKGVNINSVKITKISDLIGVLNAVIFSPEDLKIVKDSPSFRRKFLDIELCKLSKKYFFHLSQYKKALNERNAAMKKIKDMEVLNVFDLQLSKFGAEIIRERVKYIEKLNNKGGIIHKDITSEKENLEIKYLTAVKDFENIEKDLYSLLLKNRGKDIEYKTTSVGPHRDDFSIEINGIDTRVYGSQGQQRTSVLTIKFASLEIIKEITGEYPILLLDDVLSELDINRQRYILGSLKNIQTFITCTGINEIEKYTTKDNCKIFKVSEGIVTE; encoded by the coding sequence ATGGATATAAGAGATATTCAATTAGTGAATTTTAGAAATTACAATAATCAATATATAAAACCTTGCAGAGGAATAAATGTTTTTGTAGGAGATAATGCACAAGGAAAGACTAATGTGGTAGAATCCATATATTATTGCAGTCTTGGTAAATCTCACAGAACTAATAAAGATAAAGATTTAATTATGTGGGGAAAAGAAGAGGCATATATTAGTATTTATATAAACAAAGAACGTTTAGATAAAAAAATTGAATTAAAAATATTCAAGCATGGTAAAAAAGGAGTAAATATAAACTCTGTTAAAATTACAAAGATATCAGACCTTATTGGAGTTTTAAATGCAGTTATATTTTCTCCAGAGGATCTTAAAATCGTAAAAGATTCTCCTTCCTTCAGAAGAAAGTTCCTAGATATAGAACTTTGCAAGCTCAGCAAAAAGTATTTTTTTCATCTTTCTCAATACAAAAAGGCTTTAAACGAAAGAAATGCAGCTATGAAAAAGATAAAGGATATGGAAGTTTTAAATGTATTTGATTTACAACTTAGTAAGTTCGGTGCTGAAATAATAAGAGAAAGAGTAAAATATATAGAAAAATTAAATAATAAGGGCGGAATTATTCATAAGGATATAACCTCTGAAAAGGAGAACCTAGAAATTAAATATTTAACTGCAGTTAAAGATTTTGAGAATATAGAAAAAGACCTGTATTCCTTATTGCTAAAGAATAGGGGGAAGGATATAGAATATAAAACTACGTCTGTAGGTCCGCATAGGGATGATTTTTCTATAGAAATAAATGGCATAGATACAAGGGTTTATGGATCTCAAGGTCAACAAAGGACTTCAGTATTAACCATAAAATTTGCTTCTTTGGAGATAATAAAAGAGATTACAGGGGAGTATCCTATATTGCTACTTGACGATGTTTTGTCTGAACTTGATATAAATAGGCAAAGATATATACTAGGATCACTTAAAAATATACAAACTTTTATAACATGCACAGGCATAAATGAAATAGAAAAATATACAACTAAGGATAACTGTAAGATATTTAAGGTCTCAGAGGGAATTGTTACTGAATAG
- the remB gene encoding extracellular matrix regulator RemB yields the protein MFLHLGENVVVPIKDIIGIFDMETTMYSQDTIQFLRMAEEDGFVERITEDKPKSFVVAEVNKKSKIFLSPISSNTLCKRTENFYHVL from the coding sequence ATGTTTTTACATTTAGGAGAAAATGTAGTGGTTCCAATAAAAGATATAATAGGAATATTTGATATGGAGACTACCATGTATAGTCAAGATACAATTCAATTTTTAAGAATGGCAGAAGAGGATGGATTTGTTGAAAGAATAACAGAAGATAAACCAAAGTCTTTTGTAGTGGCGGAAGTTAATAAAAAAAGCAAGATTTTTTTATCACCAATTTCATCAAATACCCTATGTAAAAGAACAGAAAACTTTTATCACGTTCTTTAG